The genomic segment CTTGCGGGGTGGGTTGGCCGGCCAGTTGCCGGAAATGATGTAGCAGGTTCTGCAGATTTTCCGGGTTCGCCAGGTGGGTGATGATCGGGCGAATGACCACTTGGTCGTTGGCGTCGGTGTCCGAGACGATGCCGTGGTTCTTCAGGTTGTCCAGCAGGCTGCGCAGGCGCTTCTGGTCGCGGGTGTCGCTGCCGGTGTCGCCCAGGTAAAGCTGCAGTTGCGGCAGTAGCTCATCCAGTTCCACTGTGGCTTCTCCGGCGCCAAGTCCGGCTTCCTGTTCGTGGGCGATAAAGTGCTGGCGCAGTATGGCCACTAACAGGGATTGCTCCATGGTCAAGCGCTGGCGGCGCACCAGCGGATGGGACCACTCGTCGTCGTTTTCTTCGCCTTCGCTGAACAGCTGTTCGGAAACGACAAGGAAAGCCAGCCCACGCACGTCGTCCACTTTCAGGCGCAGGTCGAAGGGTTCCAGGATCTCATTGATTGCCGCAGTCTGGGTGATGGCAATTTGGTAGAGGTTGGGTTTGCGGTCGGCTTCCAGCAATCCGAACTTGAGCAGCTCCTGGGCGGTTGCTTTGACATTGCCAGGTGTGTAGTGGCCAGCCTCGGCAGCCGCCTGTTCATCGACATGATCCAGGGCCTGGGGGCTCTGTTGCGGCTCGTCCAGGGCTTGTTGGTTTTCTGCCTGGCTTGTCAGGCGGTCAAAATAGTCAGACATAGGGTTTACAGCTCCCAGTCGATGGATTCTGCGGCTTGCCGGGTCAGCGTCAGTTGCGGCACGTGAAAGCGCAGTTTGTACCCGTTGCTGTCAGTGATATCCACAGCTTCTCGGTCGTCGGTGATTTCCACCTCTGCCTCACGGGCCATGGCCAGCCACAGGGCGATAGTTTCCAGGTCGTGGGTCGGCGGCAGGTGAGTGGCCAGGTCGCCGATGCTCATGGGGCGGTCGGTGACTTTCAGCAGTTCCACGGTTTCCTGGTACAGGGCTTCCCGGTCGAGGCCATCAAAGGCACGCCAGAACTCTTCGTCGACCTCTTCGAGGTTGACGCCCTGGTCGGTGAGTTCCAGGCCTTGTGCCTGCTCTTCCTTGGCGGACTTGAATCGCAGGCGCTCAACCAGTGGCAGACTGGAAACCGCCACAGCGATGGGAGGCAGGGGCGTGTCGCCCTTGCGGACCTTATGGCTGGACCAGTCGATGTTAAGGGCGGTGTTCAGTATGCCATTGAGCAGCTCGCCCACCCTGTGGTTCTCTGCGGCGAGCCCGGTTTTGAGGAAGCCTTTGACGTCTTTTTCGCTGCGGGCCCGGGCGCGGATAACGGCAGCAGATTCCTGGATCAGACGGATTACCAGCCATCGCAACTCGTCCTGTTGTTGCCGGGACAGGGCGTGGCGGGTTGCCGGATTCTTCAGGATGGTCCGCAGCCGGTGTTTCATGTTGTCCAGCTCGGTGGACCGGCTGAGCTGCTCGTTGAAGTTGTGGAAAACCTTGCCCTCGGCGGTTTCCAGCAGCGTGTCGTGGCCGTCCAGCAGGCGGTCGACGATTTCACCTCGGTGATGCTGTTCGCTGACAATGGACTGGCGCAACTGCCGATCCGCCTCCCGGTAGGAGTCTTCCACCCGGCGGAAGTCAGCCCGCAGGCTGGTGGCGAGGTTGTAGACTTCGCGGATGCCTTCTGCCGCTTCTGCGCCTTGCAGCACCTTGAATCGCCCAGCCTCCACCTCAGCCAGTTCGTGCTCCAGGTCTTTGATCTTGCGTCGTATATGGTCGGCACGGCTTTGTGCATTCGGGTTAAGGCGGGTTTCCAGGTTTTCAATCTCCCGCTGCACGGTGGCTAGGCGCGACGCGGTGGACGTCATGATTTTCTCGTCCAGGCCCTCCACGAACACCAGGGCTTTTTGCAGGGCATCGGTCGCCACCAGCCGCCCGTCCCGCTCGACGATGAGCCCCTTGCGAATCCAGGAACGTAGTTCTTTCCTGGCATCGGCGGCCGGATCGTCGGTTGACAGATCCAGGTCATCGCTGTTGGCGTGCTCGCGCAGGATATCGGTCAGCATTTGCTGGGCATCCTCGAACAGGATTTCTTCCCGGTTTTGTTCCACTAGTGCCTGCAGGCAACTGAGTACCAGAGGCCCGCGGGTCGCCGAGAGAAGCTTCCAGGCAGGGTTCTGGTGTCGGGCTACTAAATAGGAGCGGGTTCTCAGGTGGGTTTGTTCGTCCATGGGCAATGTGCTTTTATCCGGATAACGGGTGCGTGCAAGCGGGGCCTGCTAATGGCATTTATATGTCGGCCATAATAATATCGGTCTGATTGGCGTAGTCACAACTAAATAACCATCAGACCACTACAGAGGCGGTTGCAACAAAGGTTCCGTTTCAACATCTCGCCAATTTATGCGGTTCCCGCCAGATTCTTTAGCTTCGTAGAAGACCGCTTTATCTGACCGTTTTAGCGCGCCATTAAGCGTGTCTTGCTGGTGTTCCAGCGCAACACCAAAACTTGCGGCCAGTCTTCCGAAAACCGGGAACAAATGGGCTTCGACGCGCATGCGTATTGCCTCGGCTAGCTGCCAAGCTTGTTCTAATTCGCTATGGGGCAGCAGAATGACAAACTCCTCTCCGCCCAGCGTGACATCATATCAATTTGACGTAGCTCCGCGCGTACGCATTTATAGACCTCAACGAGCACAGTGTCGCCAGCTTCGTGTCCAAAAGTGTCATTGACCATTTTGAAGCGATCCAGATCCATCGTTATGACAGGGCAGGGTGCACCATCAGGCTGTCCAACTGATGGGGTCCACCTCACCTGTTCGTTACCGCCGGCCATGGCGAGCGAATCCCGAATCATCCTGCACAGCCAGGACAATTCCACTGCGGAGGTGTGCTCGTCCACCAGATTCAGCAATCCGGGCCACAACGGGTGTCGAACCCGATTCAGCAAACGAAGGTGGTTTACATGCAAGTGAGGGTGGTGCCGCATCAAGCCTAAGTATTCGGGGTTCTGAAGTGCAGCGCGAATATCTTCCAGTTCCCAGGGTAATAGAGGCGATAAGGCCAGGCGACGGACCAATCGAACCAGGGATCGACTACCCGGAAGCCCAACCGCTTTGAGGATGTCGGAGCGCTTACCGGCTAAGAAAGCGTTAAACGCTTCGAGCGACCACGACTGTTTTCGTGCATGGTCGACCGCCAGGATAAAGAGCAGGGGAGCATCGTTGGCTAGTTCACGGGCTGCCTCGGAGGTCGCACAAGCCTGCGCCAGCTCAAAGTCCATAGCCGGCATTAAAGCGGCAACCGCAGAGACAGACTCCGGCAGCGCATCGCAAAGACGCCGACCCGCATCATCTTCCAGCGTAAACAGGGGTAACCCGGGCGGCTCCAGGAACTGGCCCGAGGCAATCTGGCCCTCATCGTTATAACTGACCCAGCGCAGGGGATGTCTGGAATCCCAGGTATTCACCTCAACCCGGATTGGGTAATGAAGTATCTGACTCAGGTCATACACGGCGGTGGTGCAGGTCATACGTTCAAGCTCTTCAAGAATCCCAGATCAGGATAACCCAGCCAAACGACAGATTGGGTCGCCTGCGCTGGTAAACTTTGGCTACACTGCCTCAGACAGATAGGCTAAGGATTCAGCTATGTGCGGACGTTACAACGTAATCGACTCCCCCGAAGTCCAAACGCTGATGGAACAACTGGGACTGCCCGGTGTAACACCCAGACCCCAGCACAACGTGCCGCCGGGCGGAGTGGGGGAGTTCGTTATTGAAGCTGCCGACGACCGGTATCTGCTGCCAGGCATCTGGTCGCTTCTGATCGAACCAAACCAGAATGGTTATGGCTTCCGGCCCAACCCGAAGTTTCACACTTTCAATGCCCGTAGTGATCGCTTAACCAGCGGCCCACTCTGGAAGAAGGTGTATCCCACCAAGCGGTGCATCGTACCGGTCAGCGCCTTTCATGAATGGAAGGACAAGCAGGTCTACAACATTCACCCACAGAATGAAGCCACCGCACTGGCGGGGTTATGGCAAGCCTGGCACTTCGGGGAGGAGCAGGTGAATTCCTTCACCGTCATCACACTGCCGCCGCACCCGAGGTTCAGCCACATCCACCCGAAAAGCATTCCGCTGATGCTTCGGCCGGAGGAGTTTGATTTGTGGCTGGATCCTGAGTTTCACGCGACGGATGCGTTTCAAGGGCTGATGAGAACGCATATCTCCGCCCCGCTGGTGTGTGAGCCGGTGCGGAGTACCAAACTGTTGGAGCCTACGGGAGATGCAGAACTCATTCCCGCCGATGCATAAGTGGTTTGATCCGCAATTGTTGGCTACAGTAACGCGACATAACCAGTCGCATGAAAGTACCAGCACGACAAGGATCCCGCTATGTCCAACACCGCCGTTCGTTACCTCACCATGCTCCGGATGGTGCCTAGGCACCCAAAATCCATCACCACCACCGAATTGGCGGGCAGGCTCGAAGAGCAGGGTTTCTCGGTGACCATGCGTTCTATCCAGCGGGATCTGGAAAAGCTGAGTGCCGATTTCCCTCTACTGGTCGATGAGGAGTCACGGCCTTACCGTTGGTCGTTCGATCGGAACGCCACTATGGATATCATCCCAGCGTTGGACCTGCCGGCCGCCCTGACCTTTGAGCTGGCGAAGGCATACCTCTCACCGATGCTGCCGCCAAGGGCGCTGTCCCACTTGAAGCCTCACTTCGATGAAGCTCATCGCACACTGTTGCGCGAAAAGAATCCCCTCGGCCAGTGGCCTGACCGGGTACGGGTGATCAATCGCGGTCTGGGCGGAGAGCGACCGGCGATTGATGCGGACGTGCTGGAAACCGTTACCGAAGCCTTGCTGAGGGAATACAAATGCCGGCTGGTTTACCAGGCCCGCAGCTGGAAAGTTCCGGAAGAGATCGTTGTGCATCCATTCGGACTGATCTTCCGGGATCCGAACGTCTACCTGATCGGCACAATTGAGGGCAGGGAAGGGATTCGGCAGTTGGTGCTGCACCGGGCGACGTCCGGAGAATTAGTGGAAGAGCAACCAGACCGGCCAGAGGACTTCGACCTCGATCTCTACATACGCTCCGGCGCCATGGGCATTCTGCATTCCGATTCGCCGGTCTACCTCAAGCTCCGCTGCGACAAGCCTACCTTGAATCATTTGATCGAATCACCGCTGGGTTTCGACCAGATAAACAGCGAGATTGATGACTCTACCTTCGAGATCGCGGTCACCGTGGGCGATACCCAGGATCTGCGCTGGTGGCTGACCGCACAGGCGGTGCACTGCGATATTCTGGAACCGGCCTGGCTGCGGGAGGATATTTCATCAACACTGGCGGCAGGCCTGAAACGCACCAAGGACAGATCCTAGTCGAATTATTTTTCATCCGTATCGCGACTACATATGTCGCAATAAAAGTGTAATATTCGGTCTCCATCAGTCGACAGCAAGATGTTGGCGGTGGGGTATTTGTTAGACCGATAAAGGATGTCGAAATGAATCTAAGAAAAACAGCATTACTAGTGGCACTGGCAACTGGAATCCACGCACCCGTGAACGCGATGGAAAAGCTCGCCCAGGCTATGTGGGGCTTACTCTGGGACAGGCAACCGTCGAAGATTTTTGTGATGGATCAGAATCGTCATGTGATGACAGTGCGGTGAGTTTCCGAGTTCATGGTGGAACGGAACTGAACAATTTCGCGAATCTCGAGTTCGGTTATCGCTACATTGATGACC from the Marinobacter sp. LQ44 genome contains:
- a CDS encoding SOS response-associated peptidase, with protein sequence MCGRYNVIDSPEVQTLMEQLGLPGVTPRPQHNVPPGGVGEFVIEAADDRYLLPGIWSLLIEPNQNGYGFRPNPKFHTFNARSDRLTSGPLWKKVYPTKRCIVPVSAFHEWKDKQVYNIHPQNEATALAGLWQAWHFGEEQVNSFTVITLPPHPRFSHIHPKSIPLMLRPEEFDLWLDPEFHATDAFQGLMRTHISAPLVCEPVRSTKLLEPTGDAELIPADA
- a CDS encoding helix-turn-helix transcriptional regulator, with the protein product MSNTAVRYLTMLRMVPRHPKSITTTELAGRLEEQGFSVTMRSIQRDLEKLSADFPLLVDEESRPYRWSFDRNATMDIIPALDLPAALTFELAKAYLSPMLPPRALSHLKPHFDEAHRTLLREKNPLGQWPDRVRVINRGLGGERPAIDADVLETVTEALLREYKCRLVYQARSWKVPEEIVVHPFGLIFRDPNVYLIGTIEGREGIRQLVLHRATSGELVEEQPDRPEDFDLDLYIRSGAMGILHSDSPVYLKLRCDKPTLNHLIESPLGFDQINSEIDDSTFEIAVTVGDTQDLRWWLTAQAVHCDILEPAWLREDISSTLAAGLKRTKDRS
- a CDS encoding DUF3375 domain-containing protein codes for the protein MDEQTHLRTRSYLVARHQNPAWKLLSATRGPLVLSCLQALVEQNREEILFEDAQQMLTDILREHANSDDLDLSTDDPAADARKELRSWIRKGLIVERDGRLVATDALQKALVFVEGLDEKIMTSTASRLATVQREIENLETRLNPNAQSRADHIRRKIKDLEHELAEVEAGRFKVLQGAEAAEGIREVYNLATSLRADFRRVEDSYREADRQLRQSIVSEQHHRGEIVDRLLDGHDTLLETAEGKVFHNFNEQLSRSTELDNMKHRLRTILKNPATRHALSRQQQDELRWLVIRLIQESAAVIRARARSEKDVKGFLKTGLAAENHRVGELLNGILNTALNIDWSSHKVRKGDTPLPPIAVAVSSLPLVERLRFKSAKEEQAQGLELTDQGVNLEEVDEEFWRAFDGLDREALYQETVELLKVTDRPMSIGDLATHLPPTHDLETIALWLAMAREAEVEITDDREAVDITDSNGYKLRFHVPQLTLTRQAAESIDWEL
- a CDS encoding DUF4194 domain-containing protein; the encoded protein is MSDYFDRLTSQAENQQALDEPQQSPQALDHVDEQAAAEAGHYTPGNVKATAQELLKFGLLEADRKPNLYQIAITQTAAINEILEPFDLRLKVDDVRGLAFLVVSEQLFSEGEENDDEWSHPLVRRQRLTMEQSLLVAILRQHFIAHEQEAGLGAGEATVELDELLPQLQLYLGDTGSDTRDQKRLRSLLDNLKNHGIVSDTDANDQVVIRPIITHLANPENLQNLLHHFRQLAGQPTPQDADGEDV